A stretch of the Rodentibacter haemolyticus genome encodes the following:
- the lspA gene encoding signal peptidase II — protein MTKNKTGLSFLWLSAVAFALDLLIKYIVVQKFDLYESVNILPIFNLTYVRNYGAAFSFLADHDGWQQYFFIILALLISSMLIYFLAKNQADQKIQNTAYALIIGGALANMTDRAYNGFVVDFLDFYWDIYHYPVFNVADIAICIGAGLLALDAFKSEKKKVQTQQQEKSGQK, from the coding sequence ATGACAAAAAACAAAACGGGACTTTCTTTTCTTTGGCTAAGTGCGGTCGCTTTTGCTCTTGATTTACTCATCAAGTACATCGTAGTACAGAAGTTTGATTTATACGAAAGCGTAAACATACTGCCGATATTTAATCTTACTTATGTACGCAATTACGGCGCGGCATTTAGCTTTTTGGCGGATCATGACGGCTGGCAACAATACTTCTTTATTATTTTAGCGTTACTGATTTCTTCGATGTTGATCTATTTCTTAGCCAAAAATCAGGCGGATCAAAAAATTCAAAATACGGCTTATGCATTGATTATCGGCGGAGCCTTAGCCAATATGACGGATCGTGCTTACAACGGTTTCGTTGTGGATTTTTTAGATTTCTACTGGGATATTTATCACTATCCTGTGTTTAATGTCGCAGATATTGCGATTTGTATCGGTGCGGGATTATTGGCGCTTGATGCTTTTAAAAGCGAAAAGAAAAAAGTACAGACTCAACAGCAGGAAAAGAGCGGTCAAAAATGA
- the ispH gene encoding 4-hydroxy-3-methylbut-2-enyl diphosphate reductase codes for MKIILANPRGFCAGVDRAISIVELALEIHGAPIYVRHEVVHNRFVVNGLRERGAIFVEELNEVPDGAIVIFSAHGVSQAVRQEAKDRQLKVFDATCPLVTKVHMQVARASRKGTKAILIGHKGHPEVEGTMGQYSNDEGGIYLIESVEDISRLPVQENDDLTFMTQTTLSLDDTAETISALKEKYPAIQGPHKNDICYATTNRQEAVRELAKLSDLVLVVGSKNSSNSNRLAELASRMGVKSQLLDDPEDIQADWFDNVKTIGITAGASAPEELVQSIISRLKEFGADELEELQGLEENMFFEVPKELRIKEIN; via the coding sequence ATGAAGATAATTTTAGCGAATCCGCGGGGATTTTGTGCCGGTGTAGATCGTGCCATTAGTATTGTAGAACTTGCTCTTGAAATTCACGGCGCACCGATTTATGTACGCCACGAAGTCGTGCATAACCGCTTTGTGGTGAACGGATTACGTGAACGCGGTGCAATTTTTGTGGAAGAATTAAACGAAGTACCGGACGGCGCAATCGTGATTTTCTCTGCTCACGGCGTATCTCAAGCAGTGCGTCAAGAGGCGAAAGATCGTCAACTCAAAGTGTTTGATGCTACTTGCCCATTGGTGACCAAAGTACATATGCAAGTTGCACGTGCCAGCCGTAAAGGAACAAAAGCAATCCTTATCGGTCATAAAGGTCACCCCGAAGTAGAGGGTACTATGGGGCAATATAGCAATGATGAAGGCGGCATTTATTTGATCGAGAGCGTGGAAGATATTTCACGTTTACCGGTGCAGGAAAATGATGACCTCACTTTTATGACACAAACTACGCTTTCATTAGATGATACCGCAGAAACGATCAGTGCCTTGAAAGAGAAATATCCGGCAATTCAAGGGCCGCATAAAAATGATATTTGCTATGCCACAACCAATCGCCAAGAGGCTGTTCGGGAATTGGCAAAGTTATCGGATTTAGTGCTGGTGGTTGGCTCAAAAAATTCCTCAAATTCTAACCGTTTGGCGGAATTGGCTTCCCGTATGGGGGTGAAATCACAACTTCTTGATGATCCTGAAGATATTCAAGCCGATTGGTTTGATAATGTGAAAACCATTGGTATTACTGCAGGTGCATCGGCTCCGGAAGAGTTAGTACAATCCATTATTTCCCGTCTTAAAGAATTTGGTGCAGATGAACTGGAAGAATTGCAGGGGCTTGAAGAAAATATGTTCTTTGAAGTACCAAAGGAATTACGGATTAAGGAAATCAATTAA